The Armatimonadota bacterium genome has a segment encoding these proteins:
- a CDS encoding flagellar basal body-associated FliL family protein, protein MMNKTGMGKTIMIIALGVVVVLGGIGFMAFKSKGDAKDAKAVKLPTTEMELGDFVVNLADTSQVRYLKTTVVLAVEGAKASGGGEGESGGADARIRDAVIEVLSSKTFAQLSQPNGKEKLKKDIIAAVNERLEEGKAVEVYFNEFAMQ, encoded by the coding sequence ATGATGAACAAAACAGGCATGGGCAAAACGATAATGATCATTGCATTGGGGGTTGTTGTCGTTTTGGGCGGAATCGGGTTCATGGCGTTCAAATCCAAAGGGGACGCGAAAGATGCAAAAGCAGTGAAACTCCCAACAACTGAAATGGAGCTTGGGGACTTTGTCGTCAATCTTGCCGATACATCGCAGGTAAGGTATCTGAAAACGACCGTGGTTCTTGCAGTAGAGGGAGCGAAGGCTAGTGGTGGTGGAGAAGGCGAATCAGGCGGAGCTGACGCTCGCATCAGAGACGCTGTCATAGAAGTGCTCAGCAGCAAGACATTTGCTCAATTATCTCAGCCGAATGGCAAGGAAAAACTGAAGAAAGATATAATCGCGGCTGTCAACGAACGCCTCGAAGAAGGCAAGGCCGTGGAAGTATATTTTAATGAATTCGCAATGCAGTAG
- the fliN gene encoding flagellar motor switch protein FliN: MGDEVISQAEIEALISGAAQANAQADGEQAADASSAAPEPEKVEAAPAAAAEPVITVSSAPEPAVRAAAFAPVASVSGPEPRNGVELIMDVRLNVAVELGRSTLSVREILALGPGRVVELDKHAGEPVEVVINNKTVARGEVVVIDENFGVRITEIVGANERHINAKAA, from the coding sequence ATGGGAGACGAAGTAATTTCTCAAGCCGAAATAGAGGCTTTAATAAGTGGCGCTGCACAAGCCAATGCTCAAGCAGATGGTGAACAGGCAGCGGATGCATCATCTGCAGCGCCGGAGCCTGAAAAGGTGGAAGCAGCGCCTGCTGCAGCGGCGGAGCCGGTGATAACGGTCAGTTCCGCGCCTGAGCCGGCAGTGCGTGCCGCAGCTTTTGCGCCGGTGGCTTCTGTTTCGGGTCCCGAACCCCGAAATGGTGTTGAATTGATAATGGATGTCCGGCTTAATGTGGCTGTCGAACTAGGCAGATCGACACTATCGGTGCGTGAAATATTGGCGTTGGGTCCGGGCAGGGTTGTTGAACTGGACAAGCATGCCGGCGAGCCGGTCGAGGTTGTCATTAACAACAAGACTGTTGCGCGCGGAGAAGTCGTTGTGATAGATGAGAACTTCGGTGTAAGGATAACCGAGATTGTCGGGGCAAATGAAAGGCATATCAATGCTAAGGCTGCTTAA
- the fliO gene encoding flagellar biosynthetic protein FliO — translation MKGISMLRLLKIAGIVLAVIMLLAVAVPCVASKPDVKKSDKSSSQTTVAKANSGEQDFLASLESANKEPSDEKEAPVYVTALSFIFKLALVLALAYGTVVVLKKFTNFKSTMGASQGRIRVIEHSALGANKSLHLVAVGSKRLLVASTANQISLVAELDPEEVTETDANVPTGGEPAGGFKEQLSMFLGNKTDTTESAKTVAQMLRESSSFLQDKVREVGCFRRTFRDV, via the coding sequence ATGAAAGGCATATCAATGCTAAGGCTGCTTAAAATAGCTGGCATAGTTCTTGCTGTGATCATGCTGCTTGCAGTAGCTGTGCCTTGCGTGGCTTCTAAGCCTGATGTGAAGAAGTCAGACAAGAGCTCGTCTCAAACGACAGTCGCGAAAGCAAATAGTGGAGAGCAGGACTTTCTTGCGTCGCTGGAATCGGCGAACAAGGAACCTTCGGATGAAAAAGAGGCTCCTGTTTATGTTACGGCCTTGAGTTTCATCTTCAAGCTGGCATTGGTGCTGGCTCTGGCCTATGGGACAGTCGTTGTCTTGAAGAAGTTTACGAACTTCAAGTCAACAATGGGTGCAAGTCAGGGACGGATAAGGGTCATCGAGCATTCCGCACTCGGAGCGAACAAGTCACTTCATCTTGTGGCGGTCGGCTCTAAGAGACTTCTGGTGGCATCGACCGCAAACCAGATCAGTCTGGTTGCGGAGCTTGACCCCGAAGAAGTTACTGAGACTGATGCAAATGTCCCCACCGGCGGCGAGCCGGCAGGCGGGTTTAAGGAACAGCTATCGATGTTTCTTGGCAACAAGACAGACACGACTGAGAGCGCAAAAACCGTCGCTCAAATGCTGAGGGAATCCAGTTCGTTTCTGCAAGACAAGGTGAGGGAAGTAGGATGCTTCCGAAGGACTTTTAGGGATGTCTGA
- the fliP gene encoding flagellar type III secretion system pore protein FliP (The bacterial flagellar biogenesis protein FliP forms a type III secretion system (T3SS)-type pore required for flagellar assembly.), with translation MVACLVFASAPCFAQSGTPVPKIDIGVGSAKSPEEVSSSLQILFILTILSLAPALLIMLTSFTRIIIVLSFTRSAIGSAQVPPNSVLVGLALFLTFFTMAPVWQQVNTTALQPYMNHKISFDKATSNATGPIKDFMLKQTRPKDIGLFINLSKSPRPHTKDDLQMHVLIPAFLISELKTAFTIGFVIFIPFLVIDMVVSVTLMSMGMMMLPPVMISLPFKILLFVLVDGWHLIVRSLALSFH, from the coding sequence ATGGTTGCGTGCCTTGTATTCGCTAGTGCGCCCTGCTTTGCTCAAAGCGGAACACCTGTGCCAAAGATAGACATAGGTGTGGGAAGCGCAAAAAGCCCCGAAGAGGTATCTAGTAGTCTGCAGATACTGTTTATATTGACCATTCTATCCCTTGCTCCTGCGCTGCTGATCATGCTGACATCATTCACACGGATTATTATCGTGCTCTCATTTACACGCAGTGCAATAGGCTCTGCTCAAGTCCCGCCCAACTCGGTTCTGGTCGGCCTTGCATTATTTCTGACATTCTTTACTATGGCTCCTGTGTGGCAGCAAGTTAATACAACCGCGCTTCAGCCATATATGAATCATAAGATATCGTTTGATAAGGCGACAAGCAATGCCACAGGCCCTATTAAGGACTTTATGCTGAAGCAGACCCGTCCAAAGGATATTGGCTTGTTTATTAACCTGTCGAAGTCGCCAAGACCGCATACTAAAGACGATCTGCAGATGCATGTGCTCATTCCTGCATTTCTAATCAGCGAACTCAAGACAGCTTTTACCATCGGTTTCGTAATCTTTATCCCATTCTTGGTAATCGACATGGTTGTCTCCGTGACTCTGATGTCGATGGGTATGATGATGCTGCCGCCGGTAATGATATCACTGCCTTTTAAGATACTGCTGTTCGTGCTTGTAGACGGCTGGCACCTCATAGTTCGCTCGCTTGCTCTGAGTTTCCACTAG
- the fliQ gene encoding flagellar biosynthesis protein FliQ codes for MTDAGVLDLAQRAVMIALMICAPALGLGMVVGLVVSVFQAATQIQEMTLTFVPKILAVVTALVVFGPWMLRSMVSFTTKLFVSLPNLVH; via the coding sequence ATGACTGATGCCGGAGTTCTTGATCTAGCACAGCGCGCGGTTATGATAGCGCTTATGATATGCGCGCCGGCTTTGGGTCTGGGAATGGTTGTAGGTCTGGTGGTGAGCGTGTTTCAGGCTGCTACTCAGATTCAAGAGATGACACTTACATTTGTGCCGAAGATACTTGCTGTCGTGACTGCGCTTGTGGTCTTTGGGCCATGGATGCTCAGGAGCATGGTGTCTTTCACAACTAAACTATTCGTCAGTCTTCCCAATCTGGTGCACTGA
- the fliR gene encoding flagellar biosynthetic protein FliR, whose amino-acid sequence MDILGFGIAQILTFLLVLARVGGIFTSAPIFGNTNVAPMVRICIALALTFVFLPMAQPWSASFDLLPFFFAIIKEAMIGVLMGFLASLMFAAIQMAGAYIDLSMGFGFAQVVDPMTKEQNAVLGQLQNLAATLVFLAVNGHHIMIRGLADSFAILPLGQMGFSPETGAGMMQIFGTIFLAALRIAAPVVGAIFLTDVALGILARTVPQLNVFVVGFPAKLTVGLVAMMAVLPIAVGVMVGLFSGMHGDIIALLKHLKV is encoded by the coding sequence ATGGATATCCTCGGATTTGGTATAGCTCAAATATTGACCTTTCTGCTTGTGCTTGCGCGAGTGGGTGGTATATTCACGTCAGCGCCCATATTCGGCAATACGAATGTGGCGCCGATGGTGCGTATCTGCATCGCGCTGGCGCTTACATTTGTGTTTTTGCCGATGGCGCAGCCCTGGAGCGCATCATTCGATCTGCTGCCGTTCTTTTTTGCGATTATAAAGGAGGCTATGATCGGAGTGTTGATGGGCTTTCTAGCTTCATTGATGTTTGCAGCGATTCAGATGGCCGGAGCCTATATCGACCTTTCGATGGGTTTTGGATTTGCGCAAGTAGTTGACCCGATGACCAAAGAGCAGAACGCTGTGCTCGGCCAGCTTCAAAACCTGGCAGCCACACTTGTTTTTCTTGCGGTGAACGGACATCACATAATGATAAGGGGCCTTGCGGATAGTTTTGCGATACTGCCTCTAGGCCAAATGGGTTTTTCACCGGAGACTGGTGCCGGTATGATGCAAATATTCGGAACGATCTTCCTTGCTGCTTTGAGGATAGCGGCTCCGGTTGTTGGGGCAATCTTCCTCACTGATGTCGCACTGGGTATTCTTGCCCGCACCGTTCCCCAACTCAATGTATTTGTCGTGGGCTTCCCGGCAAAGCTTACTGTTGGCCTTGTTGCAATGATGGCTGTGCTGCCGATAGCGGTGGGTGTAATGGTCGGTTTGTTTAGTGGAATGCATGGCGACATTATCGCTCTGCTGAAGCATTTGAAGGTATAG